GACGATGGTCTGGCCTGGCCAGAGAAAGGGAATAACGCCCAGACAGAAGAGGCCTGTAAtgcctctcttcctccactgGGGACATCCGAAACccttcacacacagaacacTCCCTTCGCCCTGCACCTCCCTCCCAGGTCCCGTCTTCTCCGCATCGCTGATTAACGGGCTGCTTCACAGCGTTGTGTACACAGGAAGAAGGTTTTGCCATAAAATCTGTTGTTGCTTGAAGTTCGGACGACCAATCGCCTCACTAACAAAGTAATCTGTAACTATACTTATAGCTGATTCATTGTTTGATTGTGTCTGCACGCAAAAATGCCAAATGTTTACTGGTACTGGCTGCTCAGAGGATTTCTACGTTTCTCTGTTTTGGTAAACTGATGGACACAGAATGATCTAGAccttaattgattaattaagaAATGCTCAGCAGGTTAATTGATATCTTTTTATAGttatgcttgtgttttttttttattttaaagaaccCGAGGGGAAAGGTTAGCGTATCTTCATGAGGGGTGATAAATGTAAGCCATCGCTCTTGTGTTgtttgtaaaaagaaaaacttgAAGTGCCTTCTTTCATTCCTGCTTGTTTAAACCTTTCtctatgtgtgtatatgtgttccTGTATTGTATTGGTCATACACACCGTGTCCTGATCATCATGCTTGATGTGGTACAGATGTTCTCATCAGAGCGATACTACAGCTGTATGTGCGTCCCCGTGGGACACGATGGGCTCGCTGCTGTCTGAAATTCAGACCCCCTCAGCATGTGTTCTCTAACTTATTTTCAGTGTGTTCTTGTGACAGTGAGCCAAGTGTTCAATGCTAACTGTAAGCGTTGTGCCACAAAATGCTTCAGATACTGCTCAAACGGGTCATATGTGAGGTCAGAGGGCGACTTTCAAATCACATCGTTTCATTGGGCTGAAGAATAAAAAGTCctttgggttgtttttttgGTACATCTAGTCAGGTGGTTTAATGAGGAAACATTCACCCTCAATTGAAAAATATAAAGGAGGAGTTCAATAAAGACATGTTTGCTGCCAACTGGGATCTGCAAGTCTGGGTTTTCACTCTGTTGGAACACATACAAACCACAGACTGAAAGACatgaaaaatattttctttattacaaTATTCTCCACATGTACCTGTTAGTAAAAAGGTGCATTGCTGCGTTAGTGAACTGTGCAACGTAGTGTTGTAATCAatataaaaaacactttaaattaaGCCAAGTCATAGTTTTGGACATGCTCATTCTTCCGTGTCCATAATCCTGAAGAAGCTGAAAATTAgaagatgtttatttttattttttaaaactcCACATCACTACAAACACGTCCCTTTTTGATCCTAGTGAACATGAACTATTCAGTCATAACAACAATCACAATTCCACAAATCATCAAGGACCATATGAATGACTCACCGCTACATAATATGCGTTTGTATGAATGAAGTCAATGTCATGAGTGAAGGAtgaacagttaaaaaaaaaacttccagtAGCTGTACTCGGTGCAATGCAcgagtggaaaaacaaatgtacaAAGTCCTTTTAAATATTCACAAGTTAAACTAATTACAACCAAAAATATTTAAGGCGTCTTCAGTTGAAATCTGTACAATCACATATAATTAACGATTAGCCCTTTAGGGAGAAGAACAGAAAGCAGAACAAGTTGGGTGTTAATGCTTCATTAGTCGACGGCGCTAAAGGCTGCAGCTGAGGGACACGGTGGTTTAATGTTGATGTGGGATGAGATGAACAtcaaaaaaaagacagaacgCTTGACTGGAGTGGTGTTCGTGAGAGAAGCCTTTTACAAAGCCAGTCGCAGTTTTCAGCATTAACACGTCGTTACCCCGTCGCCGAGCTCTCTGACAGCCTGTAAACGTCATTGCACTTATTTTGAGGTTTTCAAGGTTTTGTTCTTAAAAGAAATTTGTATTAATTAATTTTGCATTTTCAAACCCAGATGCACAACCAATTAGATCtcattaatttaataaatacaaaaaaagagtaaaaaatTTGAGCGGGCGCTCTGTTCAGCCTGGCCAAGTATTGAAGGTTTGTCATATCTTTCTGAATTTAGTAAACTGGAGACAATCAtaattaatgactattaaagcaGATATAATTTGGTATTTGGCCAAGCTCAACGTACCCATTTTGGTATTTCAGTTAAATTTCGTCTTCTTGAACTGTTTTTGATTTTAGTTTTGGTGTTGTTTTAGTGCGAGGCAATCACTTTGTCAAGGCTGCAGTGGCTCTGGGACGAAGGTCTGACCTCGTCGTTGTCTGCTTCCAGGAGCGGGGAGAGGTCTGTGtctccccccgcctcctcccgccgGGCAAGCCGTCAGTCGCGGTGGCTGTCGCCCGGGGGCGTGATGCTGAAGACGCGAATGCGCAGGTGGGAGGCGATCTGGAGGCACACGCCTGTACAGTACCGCGTCAGATCCAGGAGAGAGAGAACCTGTGGAAAAGTCATCACATGCTTCTTTAGTGGCCGTGAACCAGTCCTTTGTGGGTTGGCATGTCATTTGACACTATTTCCTCTAAATGGTCTCAGTATGTGCACATTCCATCAGCCGCCCACACAGGTGCAGCTTCCTGATTAGATCAGTCCAGTGCAGCACGAACCAGGCCTGAAATGACAACTGTGTCAACTGTTCCTGGTGAATTCAGTAGGTTCAGTAACACAGACCCACCCAACCTGAGCCAACGTTTAAGCAGAGTAACTCTAAACACCTGTGAGAGCGTGCATGGACTCCAGAGGTTACAGCACTTACAGATATAGAGAAAAAGAAGTAAGATGCAAATCTGtgtcacaaagaaaaaaaactgtgatgaataaaattaattatGTTATGTAACTGTATTAGATTAAGGGTTTTGTTCCTAATCAGCAGGACAGAGCTACTATGAAGAAGGAAACCGTCTACTTTGAAGGTATGTATGTCTGTATTAATTAACTTTAATTTGTAATAACACGTGTCTCGGTCTCGTACTGACCATGGCGATCCAGAGAACTATGTGCTCGTCGATGAAGCTGTTGAAGTACTggttgaggaagaggaggctgggGCCTATAAAGGCTGTGTCTGGCAGGTGCAGCTCACTCTTCGTCATGTGCGCTATCTACACAGGAGACAGTGAGAGCATTAACCACGGTTTGCACCGAGTCACGGGATCAGTCGCAGGGTGCGTAGACGTACCACCAGCTTGTTGGAGATCTTGGCGATCACCATGCCGAAGGCGAGCAGGTACAGGCAGGGGTGATGCTCGAACAAGTGGCTTGACGACTTCTTGAAAATGATGAAGGCCAGTGTGAGAACGAGGCCGATGTGCAAACCGGGAGTCAGCACACTGGTGTCCTGAACAGAGGGCACGTCATTAAGGATGCATCATAGTCCATCAACCATACAGGTGTTTAACTGTGCGTGTGGACTTACAGCTACGGTGGAGCCGTTTTTGCCCACACCTCCATTTAAAATGACATAGAAGTAGTTGTAGCAGGAGTAGAGAGCTCCTCCAATGATGCCCAGGATGGGGAAGATGTACATCTTGAGGCCAATGACGGGCAACTGTGGAAACACACCGTAGTCATTTGGTCTGAGGACACGAAGGCCTCGTCCTCGAAGGAAGAAGAAAGGTGCTCGTATGGAAGCTGCAGTCATGCCGAGCGTGATGGGAGGGCGAAGCGGGTGACATTATCAGCTATTGGAGCCAGACCATGTCCGACGGATGACCTGCTGCCATGGCATTAGCTACCCATATTTACCTTCTCACTTCCCTCATGTGTTGTTAAGTGAAGCCTCCAAAGGCAGCACAGAGTAAAAGTAAAGCAcattctatttaaaaaaacactagtACTAAAAACTAGAGACTGATCAATATAGTGTAAAAACTACACTCAAGGAGAAACCCcactgttcctgtgtgtgtacagcgtgtGAGAAAGGGATTATTGTCACATACCGTAGCTTGCCAGAGGCTCACGCCGCCAAAAGCCGACATCAGATACATGATCATGATGGCAAACTGCACCTCTGTGACGTCAACCCTGTGAGGAAGGCGACAGGGAGCCGCGTCGTCAGAGAAGAGCAGCGCTGAGGAATAacgcgagtgtgtgcgtgactTACAGGCCGAAGCGCAGCGTTCCAGACACGTAGGTCTGCCAGTGGGCACagaagaacatgaacatccCGATGAAGCCGCAGAAGAAGATCCAGTTCGGTAAAGCGCCGATGCCACAGGAAATGCATGTCCCCACAGCAACAAAGACTGAAGGGCAACAAAAACAATGTGACCCTGACATTCTGGTGCTGGGATTTTGTTCCATTTAGACTTGATGTTTGTGTAAGCACCTGTGGAGACGGCGTCACAGCCATGGTCAAAGAGCTCTCCGAGGGGCGAGCTGCTGTTGGTCCTCCGCGCTTGTTTCCCATCAATAGCATCCAGAGACTGATAGATAAAGAGGCCCAGCGCACTCAGGATGAAGGCCCATGCTGGCGCcttgagagaggaggaggaggacaaaaagACTATTTATTGCTTCGgttctgtttgtgtgaaagGCATAAACCTGAAATAAACTGTTTGTTTATCAGTTATTACATCAAATAAAAAGATCCTTCACCCCAACAATTACAGTATCCTTCTTTACTTTTTGGTAGGTTTAGACTGACTGCACAGGACGGCTGACACCAGAGTTGGTTCCTCCAACTAGGATGAAGGTTATGGACCATCTGGACACTTGAGCGAGCCAACGGTGTGTTTACCAatgcaatgtgtgtgtgcttgtgagAGAGATAGATTTCCCAGAGAGTTCAAGAATCCCACGCTGTCTACAGTAAATATTCAGAGACCCTGCTGCTTTCCTCTAGAGCAGGGGTCTGCacccctggtcctcgagagccagtGTCCTGGTGGTTTTCCAATTCTCCCCGCTGATTaccttgttcaggtgtgtcagttagctgctgattggataAACACACCGGGTCAAGGTCAAGATACTGTCTGTCAAAGACCAGGGTTGCAGACTCCTCCTCTAGAGGCCACAGTCAAAGGGTCTGTGCTCTGAGAGTGGATGTTTGCTTtcctcactgactgactgtaaCAGCAGAGGAAAGTGACAGTGACAGCACATTGCACGGACTGTGGACCTGGTTGCAAGGTGTAAcgctgataaacacacacacacacacacacacacacacacacacacacactcctatgGAGGAGATAAGTGGACCATAGGTCGCCTGCCAGCTCAGAGAGATGTTCCAAGGATCAGCCTTGTATTTTAAGCAAAACAGTAGTTGTGTGTCTAGGGCAATTTCACAAAACAACTAGTTCCTTGTTGATTTACTGACTAGTCCGTGTTCATGGTAACTGAGCAAAAGAAGCTGGCTTCTGCGTTGTGTCACCAACCGCGTCCGGGTAAACACGACGTCAAAGCTGACAAGTTTCCAAGTACGCAAAAAGACCACGTGACCCGTCTAGTCCCAGTATAGTCCTCCCATTGAGGGGCGCGATTAAAACTGTCTACTGAAAACACGTTCTGATTAAGGTTCTGCCCTGAATTATCAAGCTTAAAACTGTAATCGGCGTCAGGAGCAACACGCATTAAGGAAgcagaaatgtgaaaaacactATTATTGACCTGGGGGCTGGAATGTAAAACGGATTAAAAACGTAGCCTCCAGGGATTAAAATTGTAACTGAATTTGTGGGCTTGCATTGATATGGACTGAGCAGATGTCCTCGTTAATGTAATTAAGCCAACATCTGAATTGAGGATTGGTGCCCGGGGACACGTCATTAGGGTTTGTTCTGTCAACTTCAGCGCTTACTCACCTCCTCTTTGGCCGTGGGACAATAATACACAAGAATCACCGTGGACACTATGTTGACCAGCAGTCCCACTATAGTCAGCGTGTTGGGTGCGACCCATGTCGGGATCTGCTGGACCAGCCAGTTCCAGTAGATCTGGCACGGCGGCTCGAACAGGGACCGACCAGACGCGCTGTACTTGTGCTCCTCCAAGCGCTTGAGTTGTGCGGGTGACAGCGGCTCCGGCCACAGGAAATGTGGCATCGTTCAAACGCCTCCTCACGCGTCGAATTACCGTCAGAAAACGTCCAAATCGCCTCGACTGGTGCCCCGGACAGGCCTAGTTTCTCTCTGTTGACTCCAAGAATTAAGGGCTCATTTGGCATTTATAGCTGACTCGAGGAGGCCATTTCCACAGCGGAACCAAAGAATGTCGATAGCACGTACGTTTCCGATCGAGCCGACAGGAAGTGAGGTACCGGAAGCTAATAATATAACTGTGCACTACGATCCTTACATATtgtatgtaaaatgtaattacaaaaaacaaatgccATAGTAAGTGTTtgcccatttaaaaaaaatctaaaaaaaactcatttttTCCTATTTCCTgttctaaaaatatattttttagcGTTAAGTAATTTATAAAttcactaataataataataataataataataataataataataataataataataataataataataataataataataataattgatgatcatcaataataataatcatcaataataatagaataaaatgaaatgtaattttatttaaaatatcttTGCCTTTAAAACAGCCATATCTTTTTAAATACTCTTGAAAAGTAAACTATAATTAAATAGGACTGCTTGAAATGATAGAAGCATTTTGACACAGCTTTGGTTTTCCATACGTAACcataatatttacaatattccTATAAAAATTCAAATATCAGCATGGTTTCTGAGTGTTGgcttttctgctctttgtcttaGGTAAGAGGTAAAACTTAAAGACAGGAGTAAATCTGAGTATGTTTGGATTTCATCTGTATATTTTTGTAAAGTTTGCATTAATCAGCCACAATATAATTTCTGAATGTACTTTAATTGTAATCCACATGTCTTAATTACAAAGTTAAAGGCTTTCACACATGACTGAGGTTCAATCAAGCCTCAAGTGCAGTGTGAATTCAAAAATCATGTGTCATGCAGAATATGTAATGGACTGTGCATAAACGTCTACATTTTCACAAATAAATAACCacaaaaaagtgaaataaacatTCACATTAACATGATTTGTCTTCAAAAGAAGACTCAACATATTCATTTACTGTGTCTAATGTTGCTAAAAGCTTTACTGTCTGTATAAAAATACCTTGATGTCATACAAACACCAAACTATAGTTATACATTCCCCCAAAACACTGCCAACATGCATCTGAGCTGACACGGAGACTTTCAAACGCAACCACGTGACAAAAAAAATGGCTTTTATTTTCTACAGTAACTAGctccacacctgcacacagcaTGCCACACCACAGTACACCCCTCCCCACACCTCTTGATCCATCTTGCTATCCACCTtcaagctgctgacgtcagcagcttagaAAAGAATATCACTTAAGTGtcttattgcacatttgttactTGTCCTGCTCGACAATTTTTGTCTCGTTCATGTACTTGTCAATCAAGTTTAGGGGCACTCCACGCTGCATGAGTTCGAAGAAGCTGAAACCTCCTAGAGGACAAGAGGAAAAAGGCTTTTATAATAGTGTTGGGAGggagaaggaagaaaaggaaggagacaCGCAGAATGCAAAGAGACCAGGAGTTCAGACATAGTCAGAATAACCCAGAGTTAGTTTTATTCACTTGATCCTTTGCACTTTTATTCAACACcagccaagaaaaaaaaaacacatactgGTATGCATACGTATTTGCTCATAGCATCACACTGCCTCACCATTTGCTGCTCAGGATTTCTCTGCAGGTTAGAAAGTTTGCAAACATCTCTCTTTACTTACCTTTTCTGTGGCTCGAGTTAATGGATAGCTAAGGGAATCTCGGGAAAAGCTGTCATGCaaatcatgttttattaaagctCAGTTTCCCTTTTTCGTCCTGCTTTTGTAGAGAAAGACGCTACAGTCCCACGGTGTGAGAAAAGCGAGGTTACGGATGCCGGTTGGAGGATGCATAATGAATGACATAAGCTTCATATGCCAAATCCATATGAAAGCTTACCTTCTATGAGAACATACATTCACAATTCTTGCATTTGGActgggggagagagaagagaataGGGGTTAACAAAATGTTTACATGGAGTTATATGTGTGCATCAGGGAGAACCGCTGAATTATTACTGGGCTCTTATATGAGGAGTTAACTGTGTGGCTTAAAGACGACGCTGGAATCTGTGGAGAACAAGAACATCACAGCTCTGTATGTTATGCCTACTGAGGTGTGACCGTGTGTTTATGAACAGGATGAACTGGATAGGACACAGGTGATAAACCTCTACATGTGGTGAAGATGAAGAAGTGTCACCAGATATTATGTGAACACACATgaacagattattattattatgatgccATTTCTCTTTTTATCAGCTAAGACTTTATTTTTGAATGTTTAAATGGTGCAGCTGGATTTAgtatatttctgcttttatctcAGCTACTGGTTACTTAACACGTCAGGACCAAATCCAGATACTTACATGTCGTCGCCTTACGTGTGCTCAGCCCAATAGAAGACTGTGAGACAGCTCAAACACTACAATACGCAGCTGGTTTCCCAAAGTTGTGTTGTTTAAGAATATTATTAGATTATAATTAACTAATTATTAATCCTAAAATAAACCagtgttatttttcttttttatgcaAATATTCAGTAATCTAAAAAAGAGGTGTGTTGTTATTAACCAACagataaattaaacaaaactaaCGTTGAGAAACCAGATTTGACTGTTGACAGATACTCAGGGAGGTGGCTCCTGTgccacactgacctttgacctccagcttGCAGTCCACTTGGGCTTCTCCCAGGTCATTGATGGCCTTGCAGGTGTATAAGCCTCCGTCATAAGGACTGGGCTTCCTGATCTCCAGAGTGCATACTCCCTGGTTGCTGAACATGCGGTAGCGTGGGTCGTCTAAGATGATGATCTTATTCTTCATCCAGACCACTTTGGCCTGCAGTAGATGAATATGGATGTCATAAATATGTCACTCAGATTATCTAAACCACACAGCAGCCACCCACCCTCGGGTTTGCACGGACGCTACAGTTCAGAGTAGTGTTGTAACCGGCAATGGCGAACGTGTTGATGAGCGGCTGCGTGAACTTCGGCGCCTCCTTAAAGTCGCGGTCGTTGTACTCGGGCGTCTTCACCTGCAAGCCTGTGGGGGGAAGGGTAAAGGAACGGGGTTGTGCATGATACTGGCACTGAGCGGTATCATGTGGGGGGCTCCCTATGTGATGAGGGAAAGACAACGTTGGTTTATTTATCATGGTCTCGGACAGTGACACCAGCGTTCAAGGGCCTGTCAGTCATAGACCAACCCACATAGCTTTGAAGGTGAGGGTGGAAAACATCACTGACAGTACCTTtcagaaaacagctgtggaaATAAACAGGCAGCAAATTATTCGATATGTCTGATGTTTGTTTTCGTTTTGGAAGCATTTTCCCAGTTTACGACAGAGTGACCTCAGACGCTGTCTTGCTACCGCCACTCTACCTTCTTTGACGATCAGGGCGCTCTTCTTGGTTTGAGTGGCAGCTTCACTCAGGCCGCACATATTCTCCGAGAAGATCCTGAAGAAGTACTCGTTGCCGACCACCAGCTCGGTGATGGTGATGCAGGTGCGGTGGTAGTGTTCGATGCATGTGAACCATTCCTGCAAAGTGGAGTCAAGCATGTGGCTGAAGTGTGGACTTTTGCCACATTTGTGTCATTTCAGCCAGTAAACTCTTTTGCTACCATCGTCTTCTTGTCCGCCTTTTGAATGGTGTAGCCTGTTATTGGAGCGTTGCCGTTGTCTTTGGGAGGGGTCCAGACCAGAGCAACGTTTCCTCCCCACACATCTTCAATTGTGACACACTGAGGGGGTCCAGGCAGGTCTAATAGCCAGAGAAGAACCCGCACACTTAATGTAGAGTACCGGTCTTAAAAATCGATAGAAGTCACAGTTTTTATCCCTCTTTATGCCAATATTGATCCATTTACTCACCTACAATCTGTATGTCTATTATTGCTGTGTCCTTATGGTTTTCAACCTGCACTGTCATCTCATACTTCCCAGAGTGGCTGCGTTCGGCCTTACGGATGAAGATGATGCTGTCACAGTCTGTGTTACGGATGCTGACGTGCGAGGGCTCTATGGGTTTGCCCTCCTTCAGCCAGGTGACCTTCGGCCGCGGTTTGCCCTGCAGCGTCGGATGGGTTAGTATTTGGAATAAAGGTGTGGCAGATACTGTAGAAACTGCATTCATGGTGGGCTGATTTACCATGAAAGGCACCACAAGGTTGACTGTTTCTCCAACTCTGCGGGTGTATGTCTGCTTGAGGTGTCGGGGGACGCGGATCTTGGGTGGTTCTGTGGGGAAATGAACCTCAGGTTGTAGGTTTGAGGTAAAGTAAGATTGTAGGTGTTAAGGCTTCACTCACCAATGACTTCTTTGACCAGGATAGAGTGCTGAAGCGTCCGAGGAGCGCTGGCTCCGGCGGCGTTGATGGCCTTGACTCGCACTAAAATCTTGCACCCTGGGCTCAGACCAGTGATCGTGTATTTGGTCTTTTCAGTCAGTTCCTTGTTGGATACCACCCAGTCAttggctgcagaggaaaaataATGTTAGGAGGCATAATTGCACCAGCTGGCAACGACAACAGGCCTGTCTGTATGTTTTCTTTGTGCTTGGTCACGGTGAGTTAATGCTGATTCTATCCTGCCCTCAGTCTTCATCTGTCATGAGTTCTTTCTTACTATTTGCATGAACTGATTCGTGGTCTCTCTTACAATGTTTAGGTTGACTCACTTCCTTCGATGCAGTACTCCACCAAGTACCCATCCAGACCAGCAGCTCCGATGGTTTCTGGAGGACGCCATTTCACAGTCACTGTGGTGTCGGTGACGTCGTCCACAACCAGCATGGTGGGTTCGCtggtgacagctgtgtgtggaggcgTGTTCCAGTTATTTTTAGCTATTTGATTCACAACAATGCATGTAAAGGAGATGGCAAGGCATCCATAATGGTAAACGAGAAACAAGAGCAGTggtccctctctctgtctcattgGCTGCTGTTCTGGCCTTCTATTCTTGTATTCTGAATCACGGTCAACTCCTACTGCACTGCTGACAGACCTGATCTTCTAAACCTCTAATCCGCAGATGATTTGGCAGCCATTATAAGACATAGTTAATAACCCCCTCTAAAGCTGCGGTGCATGGAGTGGAGGTCACAGAATGTTTGGGATGGCGGTCCACGCGGAGGAACAGCTGTGTTGCTGGGGTACCAAGGTCAGATAACACATGCACTGTTCCAGGCCCACTCTTTGAAACTTTCTCCCACTAATATGAAGTACAGTAGTGGTTAGACAAACTGAAGCCTTATGTAAGGGTGTAATACCTCCCTAGAGAGATTATTGGCAGCTGTTCAGTCTGCTAAGTGGATATTCCAGGAGACTACTTACCAAGAGGGGTAAACGCTTTAGACGGTTCACTGGGCTTGGACACACCTATCGCATTGATGGCAAAGATCCTCACTTCATACGGCACACCTTCAATCATCTTCTTGGGCTCGAATGAGGTTTCTTTGATTAGGTCAAAGTTCAGTCTCATCCATCTGGAgctctgtttcttttttctctcaATAAAGTAACCTTTGAAGGGGATGAGAAGATCAGTATTGGATCATAATTTTATCCTCTTTCTTGTCTGGATGTACCGGTTAAATATATGACAGACTGCTTTTTTGCTGACGTTTGATCAAAGCTTTACCTAAAATTGGTGAACCTCCATCATATTTCGGAGGTTCCCATGTCATAGAACACCAGTCACCACCCACCACTGGGACTAGAGGAGCGTCTGGAGGATCCGGGATGTCTGCAGATGCCACAAAACCATACTTAGGCTTCAAAAAGCTTCCAGCTCTCCATGTGGTCTGCAGATTCAAATGTTTTGCAATCTCTTACCCACGACCTTGATTTTGATGCTGGCGGAGGCCTCTCCCGCCTCATTCTGCAGGACTATTTTGTAGTTTCCAGagtcctccctctctgtgatcTCAATCGTCAGACTCGTTTGGTCACCGTATGTTTCAGCTCGAACACGGTGGCCTGATTCAAGAATTACCTGAGGCATGATAGTTAATCACAAGCCTGAGATAAAGTCAGCAGacttttttaattgctttagGTGTAGAGatgtaaatatttgaaaatgtTTGGGTTGGTATCAAGTGTCTGTGAGAGATGCACTGAGCTCACCCGTTCTCCCTTCATCCACACCACTCGTGGTGCTGGTTCTCCACTAATGGGGATCTCCAAGCGAAGTTTGTTTCCTGCCACCACTGTCATAGTGTTGTCTGGGAGGTTCAAGCTGTCTAAGTGCACCCTAGGCGGGTCTGTCAAGAATAAAACAGACGTTGCACTCAACGGCTGAAACCACGTAGCAACACATGCAAACTGATGAGGAATCATTTCTGTACCAATGATGTGGATTTTGGCTGAGAGACTCTGTGAATATCCCTCAGGTACAAAGGTGTAATCTCCTGCATCATGAAGTGAGCTGGTCTCAATTTCAAGTCTGTGGACTCTGCAAACCAACCAAAAACATCAGTCAGTAGTTGCTTAATGCTGTTTGGGAGTCACGGCGTTAAGACGAGCAGACATACTTGTTTCTGTGTATGATGTTGATGCGGTCGTTGGGCTGGATCAGCTGCCCGTTCCTGTACCACCGGCCTGGGACGTTGCCTGGGAAGATCTCACAGTGCAGTTTGATGGGTTGGCCCAGCATCACCGTCATATCCTGCAGGTCCACGAAAACCTTTAGAGGTTTCACTGAAAGGAAAGTAGAGCATGATAGAGAAAATTAATCTTAAACACTATTTATTCAAGTAATAGAAACTGTTGTGATTCAGGATTCCACATACAGTCAACCTGTACGTGAGCCTCAGACGTGCCGCCAGTGGCCATGATGGAGTACGTTCCCGTATCCTCTCTGGAGGCATCATCAATCACCAAGTAGTGCTTGGTTCCCTCACTCTTAACCCGGTATCTGGAGCGCACGCCTGTTGGGACCTCAACGCCATTTTTCATCCTGCAGGACGAAGGAGCATTGTAAATTCTCTTGCACGTATGTTGATCACATAGCAGCAGTCTTGAGGCCGACACAGTTCTAAGTCTCACCATTTGACTTGAGCCCCTTCCTCTGACACCTCACACTCCAGCTCAATCCTCTCATTCACCGTAGTCTTCACAGGCTCTATACCTTTTATTATCTTAACGGGCAACTCTgcaggacagagcagcaggagggaacTGATCAGGGCCCAACTGGCATGTAAACAAGTCTGCAGCACATTCATGTACTTCTTGGTAAGTTGAGTTGTGAAAGGTTAATGACGTCACCTTTGACAAACAGCTCAGTGGTGCACTTCTCATCTCCTGCAGCTACAGCGTAGGCTGCATCATCGTTCATGGTGCAGTTGTTAATGACCATAATCCTCTGAGTGCCCTTATGCTCAAAAATATACCTGAACAGGAATTCAACTAGTTAAATCACCGGTAGGAGAAAAACAGTCAGACAGGACAGTTTGGAACGTAAAGATATGAATCTGTGTTGCTTCAAACTGTTAATTTGATTGAAAAAGCAAAAtatcacaaaatataaaataccgTATGAAAATA
Above is a window of Betta splendens chromosome 9, fBetSpl5.4, whole genome shotgun sequence DNA encoding:
- the mybpc1 gene encoding myosin-binding protein C, slow-type isoform X4, with the protein product MPEPTKKDEMPNGQPEESVAPSLPEISLEVSPPPEAEAEGKEPLETDGKEAEPTEPDALQAVGAQDGNGSKRRPTGGVGVSEQAEPAEGQCPTPPPDDDGAAQPCPTPQTEDASSAKKLSVDLPNDSVPAMGRKDSVWSLGEGQAPEDLDKPIDNPPLSILLIEKPQSASVPVGGDITFVAKVEAKDLLRKPTIKWFKGKWMDLASKTGKHLQLKETFERATKIHTFEMHIIKAKENYAGNYRCEVTYKDKFDSCSFDLEVKETEQGTQNIDIRSAFKRSSEGQEDAGELDFSGLLKHREPKQQDDTPEVDVWEILKNARPDEYEKIAFMYGITDLRGLLRRMKKIPKEEKKSEAFAKRLEPAYQVDKGGKIRLVVDLADPTVDLKWYKNGQEIRPTPKYIFEHKGTQRIMVINNCTMNDDAAYAVAAGDEKCTTELFVKELPVKIIKGIEPVKTTVNERIELECEVSEEGAQVKWMKNGVEVPTGVRSRYRVKSEGTKHYLVIDDASREDTGTYSIMATGGTSEAHVQVDLKPLKVFVDLQDMTVMLGQPIKLHCEIFPGNVPGRWYRNGQLIQPNDRINIIHRNKVHRLEIETSSLHDAGDYTFVPEGYSQSLSAKIHIIDPPRVHLDSLNLPDNTMTVVAGNKLRLEIPISGEPAPRVVWMKGERVILESGHRVRAETYGDQTSLTIEITEREDSGNYKIVLQNEAGEASASIKIKVVDIPDPPDAPLVPVVGGDWCSMTWEPPKYDGGSPILGYFIERKKKQSSRWMRLNFDLIKETSFEPKKMIEGVPYEVRIFAINAIGVSKPSEPSKAFTPLAVTSEPTMLVVDDVTDTTVTVKWRPPETIGAAGLDGYLVEYCIEGTNDWVVSNKELTEKTKYTITGLSPGCKILVRVKAINAAGASAPRTLQHSILVKEVIEPPKIRVPRHLKQTYTRRVGETVNLVVPFMGKPRPKVTWLKEGKPIEPSHVSIRNTDCDSIIFIRKAERSHSGKYEMTVQVENHKDTAIIDIQIVDLPGPPQCVTIEDVWGGNVALVWTPPKDNGNAPITGYTIQKADKKTMEWFTCIEHYHRTCITITELVVGNEYFFRIFSENMCGLSEAATQTKKSALIVKEGLQVKTPEYNDRDFKEAPKFTQPLINTFAIAGYNTTLNCSVRANPRAKVVWMKNKIIILDDPRYRMFSNQGVCTLEIRKPSPYDGGLYTCKAINDLGEAQVDCKLEVKGGFSFFELMQRGVPLNLIDKYMNETKIVEQDK